In Gossypium arboreum isolate Shixiya-1 chromosome 3, ASM2569848v2, whole genome shotgun sequence, the sequence ATCcacaaaaacatcaaaacaaTCCAAGATTTCCCACCAATTCTTTCGAACCAAACAACAAAAACCTCTCAATTTCAAGCTTCTCACATTTGAGAGCATTCCTCTCCATCTCCAATGCTTTGTTCTTCTCATCAATGGCAGTTATTCTGCTACGAGCTTCTAAATCCATATAAGACTTAACGATCTCATTAAAACGTGTTACTGCAAAGTCTACATGGAATTTGATGCTTAGAGCTTCAGCTATACAACATCTCCATTTCCCAATCTGATCAGCAGTCACTTGTTCTAATGTTAATGTTTCCTCCATTTCTTTAAATGTGGCTAAAAACTGAAGCAATACGTTCTCAGCAGAAAAAGAACTTAACATACAGCTTCTTGTTATATCACCATGGATGGtaactatgttttcaaagattgggTGTAAAGGCAATGGGATTCTGTATCCTTCAAAATCTGTCGTGTCTCCTTGTAACAATGTCTTCAAATGATGAGAATATGAAGCATTGTTTCGGTCCTCTCGTTTCAGTTTTTCCACAAATGGTAAGCAGCAAGCAGGGACAAGCTACAAAATATCGTTTATGTTGTATATATGTATTAGTATTTCTTTTCGTAAGGTTTGTTATGCAATTAAACTAAAGATTAAAATACGTCATAAGTCCTTATACTTTtcgtaaatttagaatttaattttttttttattttttatttttagaatgtcataccaacaaatttaacaaaaattgaTTAACAGCATTAACAATcgaatctaaattttaaaatctgaaaagaAGAGAGATTAAATTCCTGGAAATAAAAGTAGCGAGACcaaattttaaatatgtgaagAGTACTAAGagttatgacatattttaacctaaagtaaatagtgaaaaaattgaaggttaaaatatgtcataagtccttTTACTCtttgtaaattttgaattttttcattttacttttatttttaagaatttagtctctttactttttagatttcaaacTTCGAGTCCAATTACTAACACTATTAAGATTTCAAAAAATAGAAAGTAGAAagactaaattcctaaaaataaaagtacatgattaaattctaaatttgtgaaGTGTGCATAGGcctataacatattttaaccaaaaataactTGTTACTCGTATAAACGAgaacatatatatttaataattgtcAATTAAGAAAAGGGTTAATATAACTTTTAGCCCTTGAATTTAGCAATTAGGTTTACTTTGGTACATGTGTTTTTTTTTCAGTTCATTTTGGTGTTTGAACTTGATAATTAGATCCATTTTTTGTCTCtaaacttaaaaaatataaaagtttgatgaTATGACATACCAAGATTTTTTCACTGTCACTATCTGAAAACTAAAAAACATGAAATAATTTCAAAGTGTCGTATCATTAAATCTtgataaaattaaagtttaggggtcaaaatagaTTTAGTTACCAAGTTTAGGTACTAAAGTGGacaaaaaaaatacatattagaatagacctaattgtcaagtttagggactaaaagtTAAATTAACTCTTAAGAAAATAATACCTCGGGCTGACTGATTATTTGGCTTTGCTCCAAGGAATTGCCTGTATCATTGGACACTGCAGTTGATAGAGGTATATTAATTTGAGGATTATGGTCCTGCATACAATAAAATAGATACGAGCCACCATGTTACTGTGGTCTCTGGTCTCACTTTTATTTTACGATGATTTTAGTTTGTATTTAGTGTGGTCCTGGTCAATCTGACAGATACCTGGAAGTAAGTGATTGACTGGTGTTCCACTAAGGATTGATTCTGAACCTCATGTTGAGCTACAAACGAAAGCTGAGATTGAAAATCATCCTTCATAACAAATATATAAAACAAGAGTTCTCCATTAATTGTTGTAAGAAGCTAGGTATTTGATGGTCTGAGAGATTTAAGATCAATCAATTCCAAACATATGCACATGGAATCAAGTACCTGAGGGTGAGTGAGTGGTTGGTTTTCTCCCAAATCAATAGGAAAACCCTGCATAATGTCCATATCTTGCATGAACTCATGTAAATCTAGTGTTGTCTCACTGTCCTTCTCTTTTAACTGGTTTTTTAACCTGATATTCTCTTCCTTGAGCCTTTCATTCTCCTGGTTTTTCTTCATCCTGTATCTGGCGTCATGTTGTCTCTTCCTTTCCCTTTTTTCCTCCTCGCTCAGCATGGATCTTTTACGACGACCCTTCCCTTTCTCTGAGGGATGATGATCATCCTGCAGTAGCGAAGATGGTGCTCCATGTTCCTTCCCATATTCATCTGTTGCGTGAAGATACTGGAATTGGCTGATATCTCGGACGCTATATACCCTTTTTGAATGCATTTGGGACATGATATTCTATTAGCTTCTGCTGATACCGATTATCTAGGATGATTGCAGTTGGTCTCCTCAAATGGATGAGAGAGAGGGAAGGAGAAATGAAAGAGAtaagaaactaaaataaaaaagtcAAGCTTACAGCAGCAGACGAAGCGCGTGAAATGTGAACAACGGAGATAAAAGAAAAGTATTAATACCTGTTTTGGCAAATTCTCACTTTGGCTCTTATATTATTTTTCCAGTCACTTTACCTCCCCTGCTTTCATTATCTCCATCAAGTTAGCCCTTTGACCATTTCCgtttaaaaaaaattctcaaGTGTTCGTCCCTTGATTTGTAGTGAAGTTCTCAATTTGATTCCTATACTACAGTGAAATGTTCACTTTGACCCTTCACATGTTCACATTTGATTGGCTTAAATGGccatacaaatttttttttaacaaaaatggtTAAGGGACTAAAGTGATGGACGGAATGAAAGCAGAGGGGTCAAAGTTACTAGAAAAATGGTAGAAGAGCCAAAGTAAAAAATACATTATAGTACAAAGGCCAAAATAGATATTAAACCTAAAACAAGAATGGAGCTGAAAAACGAGTGTCGGCAACTAGTGGATGGTTGACTTGCAGAGCTAATTGACCACGTTGCACATCGTACCTACTCGGAAGGGTCTTTTACTCAGCTGCTTAATCCTTacataaataaacaaatatttttgGATTACTTCTTTTCGCCATGGCATGGTGCAAATCTGGCTATTAGACGCAAATGAGTTGCGACTAGTCCTTTGTTTTTTGGAATTGAGTTAACAGGAGGACAGTCCTAGAAAAGAACTAGAGGTACTTCACAGATACCTCAAACCAATCTAGGAAAAGGCAATCTAATTTGGAGGAGCAAGCAAGCCATCTTTGACAAAATATAAACCAGTGAAGGAGTTCGAGTAACCCAGTTTGTTAAGCTCACCTCCTCCTTGTATTTGGAAGCAACCCAGTCTGCAGCATTTTTAGCTGTTCTCCTGATCAATTTGATCCTCACCTGCAGGAGTTCTTTGATCATCCTATCAATCATGACAATACTTGGCTTCAATTATTTGATGTTTATAAATTTACATATTTCTTGGTCTGTCATCCTCGAAGAGATTTGGAGCATGTCGTAGGGGCATTGAGGTAGGACTAAGCCCACTCCCTCAACAAAAAGGTGGGGCTAGCTCTTCGGTTTCGTTGATGGAGATATCCTTTGGTTTCAGTTTCAGTTTATTAGAGAACGCTCAGCGAGCTTTTGAGGGTGCTTTTTAAAGTTGAGCAACTTAGCGTTACGGTGATGACTTCCAATCAAGTTGCCCTTCGAATGTCTTGGGCGTTTTCTTGGGAGTGTTGAAGTAGAAACAAATTGGCCAACTTGAGACCATATAAGTTACTGCTGGTTCCCTTCTAAGCTTGATGAGCTCTAAATCTAAAGAGATCAAATGAGATGTCCCTATAGGTTGTACATGAAATGGAATGGAAAAGTGTTGGTTTTCAATGGCTAAAAGGCATAATTGTATAGGTTGAGTTTGATTAggttgaattggtatgttttgatgtcaAATTGTGGGCATTTTTGGGTGCAACTATGTGAATTGGTTAAAATCTAACGTTTGGTATACCTTTGATTAAGTTTTATGCATGTTTGAATGTGCACAAGTGTATCAAAGATGCAAATGGTTAGGTTGATATGAAATAGGAACCAGATGACTTAATTTGTACCAAAAACAAAGTCATCGTCCCGATGACTACATTTTCTTGTCGCAATGTCGACCGACACTATGTGATGCCGTGATGTCAAGTGGCCTGACATCGTGGCGTGACAAACTATTTGGCGACGTCACAACGTGGAGAAGGTGACGTCACAACATTGATCCTGTATTTtcaaaactttacaatttggtcatatTTCAAACTCAAGTCAataaaagagctttcgtaagctcgattaAAGCTCAAATTTAATTGTATATCATATTATGAATGTGTTTAAGACATGAAAGTGTGTTTAAATGATATAATTACAGTATGTTTAATGGTAGTTGCTCCAGTAACGACTGTAGCATTTTGTAGCTCGGACCCAACAATAGGGTCggacgaggggtgttacaaaaaatattaaaaaaataaaatcatcatCATGCCAAACAACTGGTTTATATTCATTCTCAATCTCATCCACATTTTCATGTACCCTCTTGGTTAAATTGCTCTTCTAGTCTTTCCTTTTTTCTCATCCACCTAATCCAACCcttgttatttttaaatttttacactTTTCCCCGTAACACTCTCTacacttttaaaatttagttcatACCTTGAATTAATTCCCCTTAATTCAAAAGCCCTTTTAATTTCTTATAATATCCAACTACCTTCTTtactaatataaaaaaaaaattatctacTCCGAAGATTCTAACATGTGCACAATCCGAATTGACACTGTTCACATCTCAAGGGATGTTAAGGATGTTACAAATtcgttaaattaaatgattttctCAACCTAATTCTAATTCTATTAAATTCATGACGACTATACCGTACCAAAGTCTATgagtaaattaatttaattgtctTATTCTATAAAATTGCAACGGCTACATAAATTAATTTTCactttgaacttcaattatttaattataatcaattaaataataatttaaataaattaaattaatcactAAGTCATCTCTTGTCCTTATGCGAGAAAATGTATTCATTATGGATAGTAATATATGTAATTGATTTCTTTGTTTGTTACTTTCATTCATTCAACATATCGGTCCAAATGCAATCCATATAGGGTTGTGTTAACGAAATGATCACTTGAATATATAATTAaggctcaaataatttgtaattaagttcaAACTCTTCAtgtattaattataatattatttactcAAGGTTTTAATCTACTAAAAGTGCCATGACTGATCATATACCGTTATGAAAGCAAGTAATTTATACTTGTCTAATGTCATATGTAtgttacttttaaaaaaaatatatatcaaattaTAGATTGGCTTAATCTTGATAGTCTCTGTAAACTAATTTGTACCGTTAGATCTAGGAGAGCTCAACTACAAATAAAAGCTTTCCTCCTCATTTGTATTGATCCTATTATATTCCATCAAAAGTTAGTGAATATAATTTGGGagcattttgtaacacccctatctcaATGAATCGCGCTGAATAGGAAAGGGAATCACCGACGAATGAGCATTTCAGAGTAACACAgattcacagatatcatataatatcaatacataaatattgatccacaattcatccattaagatggtctacgagacctaaaacgtaCATTTAGGGAAGGGTGGAACTAAACCGAACCCATTCAGAAATTTCAGaacttaattaatattttcaaaactgaccaagtcacacactcgtgtgactcacacgggcacaagacacgcccatgtggtccaaccgtgtcaaaaagaggtcctatactgactttttaacacggccaacagacacggccgtgtgccatgaccatgtaaaatttagctagctactaactttctcacacggccacaagacacgcccgtgttccctggccgtgtggcacaatgcaggcttggtttaagccaatttgccatcccatatggttccaatcctacaagcattaatatgcaacaattataccaacatttccaaccaattccatactcaaatatgaccaaaacacattagaacatgGCACATTACCACATAcaccaaaacaatacacaaacatatcatttgctagccaattcaaatggcataACTTGCACATACATATCAACTAAtccattctagcctatacatgccatatttaattaTGTACATTTCTGAAAGTACCAAAAAGAGTTTGATGGTGtgatgacaatcctcgactattctCGAGCCTTCAGTAgttacgataactgtaaaacagatagtaagcacacagagtaagctacgaagagcttagtaagccaaacaaaattggtttaattacataaagcatatatatgtagttcaaaacaacaataagaattcatagccatttaTCAGAGttgttcataaacttaaccatgctcatttgcttgtaagCATATCATATTCATTTCTATGATTCCAAACCTACTTTGtagaaacagagtctttcatattcagaaattaagtacgatacaaacgtacctgtaggaattatacatttcatatctcatactttATCATCGGACAATCCAGAAATAGAATAGATATTCACAATCAAGTACAATGtcgacatcccagacgtggtcttacatgtaattcagtatcgatgcctctatcccagacagggtcttatgcgaaaacagatacgatgccgatgtcctagatatggtcttacacgtaaatttcaaatcgatgcctatgtcccagacacagtcttacacGATAATTCAGATCAATACCAACGTTCttttatcaggctctcaaggccgtccAGTGTAGATAACAGTttataaacacaaaatttaatcaacttaacacataagtgtaatttaacttacctcgtacggattttgGATGTaaatgagtcgactattcgactactttggacttccctagatctaagtccgattttctttgttcttgatctaatacaatatattttcaaccatttaatcattcattttattcaaaataatccatgaacacatatttagggcactttacattatagcccttatattttcacactttgacaatttagtccatttttcacaaaatcacaaatatgcaaaatttaccAAGACTAAAGTTTGGCCAAATATATATGGCTtccatataagcccatacaacatgtttaacttgcaatttagtccttcaaaaccttatttttcacaaattagcccaaatagctcatttcatcaaaaattcaaaaacaaaacatataacccatctaacaagccttcataattcatccaaaaacatcacaaaactcatgatatcaacaatggaatttcatgaaatctttaacagaaacagaaattcagacatgggctttgaagaacacgaagcaacgatcatagAAACGTAGAAatgatcaaaaaccgaacaaatttcataccttaattTAGCTACCAAAGTGTCGAATGTACGAAAGCTTCAAACCCTTCTTTCTTTGGCTAATTTTTTACTATTATGCATGATAATAAGCCacttttttgttttcattttattataataagcattataatcaccttttaccattttgcccttaatgatATAACATTAAATTCACCAACTATAtgaccatttttgtccaccattaaaataaatggtaaatttgacatgtaaggacctttattttaacaGCCAAGTCAATTGGatgctttaacatctagcactcaactttcacacttttcgctatttaatcatttttcttaattaagcacagaaacagacaaatttaatcacagaaatttcgcagatgtaaattcacataccacagacacagaaaataatgtaaaaatatttttcagactcggatttgtggtctttaaaccactattccgactagagtcaaaactggactgttacacatttactcaaataccttgtGAGTATTGCTTTCTTGTGACTTTTCTGTTCTTTCGTTGCTCTTTTGTTTTTGAGTTGCTTCCACTTTAATTTTGGTGCCTTGGAGAATTTCTTTTGAGAATtctcactttacaaaagttaggCCGGCGTAGGCGAATTTAAAACAAAGAAATTACCTAATGCCGCACGGATTGCTAGACTAAAGTTTTAGCCCTATGACAGTCGCGGTTCTATAGACTCAACTGCATCAACCAAGTTCTTTTCAATATAACGTTGCCAACCTTAGGACAATTTTCACATTCATGGCCATAACATTTGCATTAAAAGAAGATGTTAAGGAGAGACTCATATTCCACACATTGAAGTCGTCTATAAATTCTAACTGATGCTATTAATGGTTTATTCATAATAACGCTCACCGCCAAACTAATGTAACAACCCCATGCACACTGATTAGTATTACGATCAATCTTAATCACTTCACCAATCATG encodes:
- the LOC108475709 gene encoding uncharacterized protein LOC108475709 — translated: MSQMHSKRVYSVRDISQFQYLHATDEYGKEHGAPSSLLQDDHHPSEKGKGRRKRSMLSEEEKRERKRQHDARYRMKKNQENERLKEENIRLKNQLKEKDSETTLDLHEFMQDMDIMQGFPIDLGENQPLTHPQDDFQSQLSFVAQHEVQNQSLVEHQSITYFQDHNPQINIPLSTAVSNDTGNSLEQSQIISQPELVPACCLPFVEKLKREDRNNASYSHHLKTLLQGDTTDFEGYRIPLPLHPIFENIVTIHGDITRSCMLSSFSAENVLLQFLATFKEMEETLTLEQVTADQIGKWRCCIAEALSIKFHVDFAVTRFNEIVKSYMDLEARSRITAIDEKNKALEMERNALKCEKLEIERFLLFGSKELVGNLGLF